A region from the Thermoplasmatales archaeon genome encodes:
- the guaAB gene encoding GMP synthase [glutamine-hydrolyzing] subunit B — protein MNFNSQEFVETVKKQIMNELAGKGILACSGGQDSTLLAVIANEAAGDRILSVFIDTGLLREGEVDSVRKTFSSFSINFKVIDASEEFISALRGVTDPEQKRKIVGNKFIEIFERVAADYGANTLLQGTIAPDWIESGGKIRDVIKSHHNVGGLPEKMKLKLLEPLRDLYKDEIREVSRYLNIPRIIQPFPGPGLSVRIIGEVTRERLDLLRKATSIVETSIEKWYAGSEELPWQFFAVLLPVRTTGIHGDKRSYGYTVAIRAIDTMDAMSGTFSRLPFDLLDNMSTSITNEIKEINRVVYDVTNKPPGTIEWE, from the coding sequence ATGAATTTTAATTCTCAAGAATTTGTAGAGACAGTTAAAAAACAGATAATGAATGAACTTGCTGGCAAGGGTATACTGGCGTGTTCTGGAGGGCAGGACAGCACCCTACTGGCTGTCATTGCCAATGAAGCTGCCGGTGACAGGATATTATCGGTTTTCATAGACACCGGACTTCTTCGAGAAGGCGAGGTTGACAGCGTCAGGAAGACCTTTTCCAGTTTTTCGATAAATTTTAAGGTTATAGATGCCTCAGAGGAATTCATATCCGCCCTCCGTGGAGTGACTGATCCGGAGCAGAAGAGAAAAATAGTCGGAAACAAGTTCATAGAGATATTTGAACGCGTCGCGGCTGATTATGGCGCCAATACCCTGCTCCAGGGCACAATAGCTCCAGACTGGATAGAGAGTGGAGGGAAGATAAGGGATGTTATCAAGAGCCACCATAACGTAGGAGGACTACCGGAAAAGATGAAACTTAAGCTGCTTGAGCCACTGCGTGATCTTTACAAGGATGAGATCAGGGAAGTTTCAAGGTACCTGAACATACCCAGAATCATTCAGCCATTTCCTGGCCCCGGCCTCAGCGTACGCATAATTGGCGAAGTCACGAGGGAGAGGCTGGACCTTCTCAGGAAAGCAACAAGCATAGTCGAAACTTCCATTGAAAAATGGTATGCAGGAAGTGAGGAACTCCCATGGCAATTCTTTGCAGTTCTGCTCCCGGTGAGGACAACCGGAATACACGGAGACAAGAGGTCCTATGGATACACTGTGGCAATAAGGGCCATAGACACCATGGATGCGATGTCCGGAACCTTTTCGAGGCTTCCATTTGACCTCCTTGACAATATGTCGACCTCCATAACAAATGAGATAAAAGAGATAAACAGGGTGGTGTATGACGTTACAAACAAGCCCCCCGGAACAATAGAATGGGAGTAA
- a CDS encoding putative HTH-type transcriptional regulator: MSIAFVLISTVPGKEHEVYNKISKINYVVEIHPLFGEYDLIVKIDAKDYSELGKIVVDQIRTIEGVIDTKTLTGIKL, encoded by the coding sequence ATGTCTATAGCTTTTGTTCTGATCAGCACCGTTCCGGGAAAGGAGCATGAGGTTTACAACAAGATATCGAAAATAAACTACGTTGTTGAAATTCACCCTCTTTTCGGGGAATACGACCTCATAGTGAAGATCGATGCCAAGGACTATAGCGAACTTGGTAAAATTGTGGTGGACCAGATAAGAACTATAGAGGGCGTTATAGATACTAAAACTCTAACGGGAATCAAACTTTGA